From the genome of Halorussus caseinilyticus, one region includes:
- a CDS encoding DUF7111 family protein: MTDRETTENGITARYYETDDERVLEFESDRSTAAVAQNVEGYAMLKVRPSADGDELERYYGFDMALDHAAELLGVSPHDLPVPEDAEDMGM, translated from the coding sequence ATGACCGACCGAGAGACCACCGAGAACGGTATCACCGCCCGCTACTACGAGACGGACGACGAGCGCGTCCTCGAATTCGAGTCCGACCGCTCCACCGCCGCAGTCGCCCAGAACGTCGAGGGCTACGCCATGCTGAAAGTCCGGCCGAGCGCCGACGGCGACGAACTCGAACGCTACTACGGGTTCGACATGGCGCTGGACCACGCCGCGGAACTGCTCGGCGTCTCGCCGCACGACCTGCCGGTACCGGAGGACGCCGAGGACATGGGTATGTAG
- a CDS encoding DUF1059 domain-containing protein produces MPKHMACREQGMDCDFEITDEHEAEMVDFIQIHARSQHDMSVSEDEARDMMETT; encoded by the coding sequence ATGCCAAAGCACATGGCCTGTCGAGAGCAGGGAATGGACTGCGACTTCGAGATAACCGACGAACACGAAGCGGAGATGGTTGATTTCATCCAGATTCACGCTCGGTCCCAGCACGACATGTCCGTCTCCGAGGACGAGGCCCGGGACATGATGGAGACGACCTGA
- a CDS encoding PadR family transcriptional regulator → MTKWLQSGRRRDLCVLLYDAETLRGQSLKTRLEDHYNTHIDSKSFYAALRSLEEKGFVEKRTDGIHEAYALTDAGERRVEDHFEWMREKVV, encoded by the coding sequence ATGACCAAGTGGCTCCAGAGCGGCCGACGGCGCGACCTCTGCGTCCTGTTGTACGACGCCGAGACGCTCCGCGGCCAGAGTCTCAAGACCCGCCTCGAAGACCACTACAACACCCACATCGACTCGAAGTCGTTCTACGCCGCGCTCCGGTCGCTCGAAGAGAAGGGATTCGTGGAGAAGCGCACCGACGGCATCCACGAGGCCTACGCACTGACCGACGCGGGCGAGCGCCGGGTCGAGGACCACTTCGAGTGGATGCGAGAGAAAGTGGTGTAG
- a CDS encoding acyl-CoA dehydrogenase, with amino-acid sequence MDFSLSAEQKQIRDMVAEFADEEIKPRADEIDETDEFPQDLVDEMAELGLMGMPFPEEYGGAGLDYHSYAIGLEEISRGSGGLGTVVAAHTSLAGNMLYEFGDENQKQEYLTPLNQGEDIGAFALSEAGAGSDVPAMDTTAEKDGDEYVVNGGKLWISNGSVADTVTLFAKTDPEAGNKGISSFVVRPEEDDGFHVEGTEDKLGDKGCPTAELRFDDMRIPEDRRLGEEGRGFVHALKTLNGGRITIAARSLGIARAALDDALEYSQDREQFDQPISEFQTIQHKLADMDTKVQAAKMLMHRAADRKMRGEDYIKQAAQAKLYASEISREVANEGIQIHGGYGYTKDFPAERYYRDSKLNEIYEGTSEVLRNTIANELLD; translated from the coding sequence ATGGACTTCAGTCTCTCCGCCGAGCAGAAGCAGATACGGGATATGGTAGCGGAGTTCGCAGACGAGGAAATCAAGCCGCGCGCCGACGAGATAGACGAGACCGACGAGTTCCCCCAAGACCTCGTGGATGAGATGGCCGAGTTGGGTCTGATGGGGATGCCGTTCCCCGAGGAGTACGGCGGGGCCGGGCTCGACTACCACTCCTACGCCATCGGACTCGAGGAGATTTCCCGCGGGTCGGGCGGACTCGGCACCGTCGTCGCGGCCCACACCAGTCTGGCGGGCAACATGCTCTACGAGTTCGGCGACGAGAACCAGAAACAGGAGTACCTGACGCCACTGAATCAGGGCGAAGACATCGGCGCATTTGCCCTCTCGGAGGCGGGCGCGGGGTCGGACGTGCCCGCGATGGACACCACCGCCGAGAAGGACGGCGACGAGTACGTCGTCAACGGCGGCAAACTCTGGATTTCCAACGGTTCGGTGGCCGACACGGTGACGCTGTTCGCCAAGACCGACCCCGAGGCGGGCAACAAAGGCATCTCGTCGTTCGTCGTCCGGCCGGAGGAGGACGACGGCTTCCACGTCGAGGGCACCGAGGACAAACTCGGCGACAAGGGCTGTCCGACCGCAGAACTCCGGTTCGACGACATGCGCATCCCCGAGGACCGACGCCTCGGCGAGGAGGGCCGCGGGTTCGTCCACGCCTTGAAGACACTCAACGGCGGGCGAATCACCATCGCGGCGCGCTCGCTCGGCATCGCGCGCGCGGCGCTGGACGACGCCCTCGAATACTCCCAAGACCGCGAGCAGTTCGACCAACCCATCTCGGAGTTCCAGACCATCCAGCACAAACTCGCCGACATGGACACGAAGGTTCAGGCCGCCAAGATGCTGATGCACCGCGCGGCAGACCGGAAGATGCGGGGCGAGGACTACATCAAGCAGGCCGCGCAAGCGAAACTCTACGCCTCCGAAATCTCCCGCGAAGTCGCCAACGAGGGCATCCAGATTCACGGCGGCTACGGCTACACGAAGGACTTCCCCGCCGAGCGGTACTACCGGGACTCGAAACTGAACGAAATCTACGAGGGGACCAGCGAGGTCCTGCGGAACACGATTGCGAACGAGTTGCTGGACTGA